The region ttatttgcagTCCCGTGTGCGTCCGTccttgcgtgtgtttgtgtgcaggCGCGCGTACGTGTGCGTGGTGTGAGCCATGAGTCGCCGCTACTCACGTGTCGAGTCCAGCTCGGATCTGCTACAGTTCCTTGATCGGGGGCACTCGGCCAACAACGAAAACCGATGGACATTCGAAATTGCCTGGGAGGTGGCCAACAAAGGTAAGCGAATGTTGTTTAAGCTCCTGTTCAAATgcttttatcattttcttgTACTCTGTCTTGGCAGTTGGTGGAATCTATACCGTGATCCGCTCGAAAGCATTCGTCTCGACCGAAGAGCTGGGCGATCAGTACTGTCTGATTGGTCCGTATAAGGAAGCGTCGGCCAGGACCGAGGTTGAGGCTTGTGAATTCCCTAGCAATGGTCCGTTCTACCGGGCAGTCACGGCGATGCGAAACCAGGGTTTTAAGGTGCACTGTggccgctggctggtggatggtAATCCGCAGATCATTTTGTTCGACATTGGTTCGGccgcgtggaaaatggatggcTATAAGCAGGAACTCTGGGACTCGTCGAATGTTGGCATCCCGCATTTGGACATCGAGTGTAACGATGCCATCATTCTGGGTTACACCATTGCCACCTTCATCGATGAGGTAACGATGCTAGAAGCGAGAGATGTCTGACCGCTCAATGATACTACCGTATggttctccttttctttcagTTCAAGCGCTGTGCCGAGGTGTACTCGCGGGAGAACGAATATGGACCACCGCGGGTTGTGGCCCACTTCCACGAGTGGCAGGCGGGTGTTGGGTTGATAGCATTGCGCACCCGGCAGGTCGATGTGGCGACCGTTTTCACGACGCACGCCACCCTCCTGGGGCGATACCTTTGTGCCGGTAATACCGATTTCTACAACAACCTTTCCAAGTTCCCGGTGGACGAGGAGGCAGGGAAACGGCAGATCTACCATCGGTACTGTCTCGAGCGGGCCGCCACACATCTGGCGCACGTGTTCACGACCGTGTCCGAGATTACCGGGTACGAGGCGGAGCATCTGCTGAAGCGCAAACCGGACATCATCACACCGAACGGACTGAACGTGAAAAAGTTTGCGGCCATCCACGAGTTCCAAAATATGCACGCGAtggcgaaggagaagatccACGAGTTCACCCGGGGTCACTTTTACGGGCACTTTAACTTCAACATCGAGAAAACGCTCTACATGTTCATTGCCGGACGGTACGAGTTCTCGAACAAGGGAGCGGACATCTTCATCGAGGCGCTCGCCCGCCTGAACCACATGCTAAAGACGCAAAACTCGGAGGTGACCGTGGTGGCGTTCCTGATTTTCCCGGCCAAAACCAACAACTTCAACGTGGAGTCACTGCGGGGCCACGCGGTGACGAAGCAGCTGCGTGATACGATCAACAACATCCAGCAGGAGATCGGGAAGCGCATGTACGAGACGTGCCTGCAGGGGCAGCTGCCGGAGGGGGCCGAGATTCTCACCAAGGAGGACATTGTCAAGATCAAGCGCTGCCTGTACGCGCTGCAGCGCGATGGCAATCCACCGGTAACGACGCACAACGTCGTCGACGACTGGAACGATCCGGTGCTCGATGCGATCCGCCGGTGCCACCTGTTCAACACAAAGTACGACCGCGTGAAGGTCGTGTTTCATCCCGAGTTCCTTAACTCCACCAACCCCCTGTTTGGGCTGGACTACGAGGAGTTTGTGCGCGGTTGCCATCTCGGTGTGTTCCCCTCGTACTACGAACCGTGGGGCTACACACCGGCCGAGTGTACCGTCATGGGTATCCCTAGCATCACTACCAATCTGTCCGGGTTCGGGTGCTTCATGCAGGAGCACGTGGCGGATCCAAAGTCCTACGGTATCTACATCGTCGATCGGCGCCACGTTGCGGTGGAGGAGAGTGTCCAGCAGCTGTCCAAGTTTATGTTTGACTTTTCGAAGTTGAACCGCCGCCAGCGTATCATCCAGCGGAACCGTACCGAGCGGTTGAGCGATCTGTTGGACTGGAGAAATCTGGGAATCGTAAGCATTCCGTTTCAGTACCATTCAGTGTTTCCGATGATCGTTGCTTCAATTGCATTTCTTCCGCCTTTACAGTATTACCGTCAGGCACGCGTGAAGGCACTGCAGAGAGTCTATCCGGATTATGTGGACGAATCGACGGAATATCTGAAGCGTGCCACGGACTTTACCTACCCCAGACCGATCAGTGCTCCACCGAGTCCAAGCTCGTCGCGTAagtatctgttttttttgtaccaaTAGAAGGAATGCATAACGGCGATTTGCCTTTGCAGGACACACGACACCGGCCCCTTCCCTGCACGGATCG is a window of Anopheles aquasalis chromosome 2, idAnoAquaMG_Q_19, whole genome shotgun sequence DNA encoding:
- the LOC126581572 gene encoding glycogen [starch] synthase; translated protein: MSRRYSRVESSSDLLQFLDRGHSANNENRWTFEIAWEVANKVGGIYTVIRSKAFVSTEELGDQYCLIGPYKEASARTEVEACEFPSNGPFYRAVTAMRNQGFKVHCGRWLVDGNPQIILFDIGSAAWKMDGYKQELWDSSNVGIPHLDIECNDAIILGYTIATFIDEFKRCAEVYSRENEYGPPRVVAHFHEWQAGVGLIALRTRQVDVATVFTTHATLLGRYLCAGNTDFYNNLSKFPVDEEAGKRQIYHRYCLERAATHLAHVFTTVSEITGYEAEHLLKRKPDIITPNGLNVKKFAAIHEFQNMHAMAKEKIHEFTRGHFYGHFNFNIEKTLYMFIAGRYEFSNKGADIFIEALARLNHMLKTQNSEVTVVAFLIFPAKTNNFNVESLRGHAVTKQLRDTINNIQQEIGKRMYETCLQGQLPEGAEILTKEDIVKIKRCLYALQRDGNPPVTTHNVVDDWNDPVLDAIRRCHLFNTKYDRVKVVFHPEFLNSTNPLFGLDYEEFVRGCHLGVFPSYYEPWGYTPAECTVMGIPSITTNLSGFGCFMQEHVADPKSYGIYIVDRRHVAVEESVQQLSKFMFDFSKLNRRQRIIQRNRTERLSDLLDWRNLGIYYRQARVKALQRVYPDYVDESTEYLKRATDFTYPRPISAPPSPSSSRHTTPAPSLHGSDDEQDSVNSEEELEELKMNSHH